AGCAGTCCCGTTCCCAAAGGTGGATGACGTTCTCCCCGTCCCCCAGGACCTGGATCTCTATGTGCTTGGGCTCCTCTATGTACTTTTCCAGGTAGACGGCGGGGTTGCCGAAGGCAGCCCGGGCCTCCTCCTGGGCCTGCTGGACCGCCCTTTCCAACTCCTCCTCGGTGTGCACCAAGCGCATGCCCCTGCCCCCACCCCCGGCGGAGGCCTTGAGGATCACGGGATAGCCGATCTCCCGAGCGGCCCGTTTGGCCTCCTCCACGCTCGCAAGCTCGTCCGTCCCCGGCACCGTGGGCACCCCGGCCTCCCGCGCCACCTTCCTGGCGGTGGCCTTGTCCCCAAGGGCGCGCATGTTCTCCGGGGTGGGGCCGATGAAGGTGATGCCGTGATCCCGGCACATCTCGGCAAAGGTGGCGTTCTCCGCCAGGAAGCCGTAACCAGGATGGATGGCGTCGGCCCCGGTCACGATGGCCGCGGAAAGCAGGTTGGGGATGTTCAGGTAGCTCTGCCCGGAAGGGGGAGGGCCGATGCAGATGGCCTCGTCCGCCAGGAGCACCGGGAGGCTTTTCTCGTCCGCGGTGGAGTGGGCCACCACGGTCTTGATCCCCAACTCCTTGGCGGCCCGGATGATCCTCAAGGCGATCTCGCCCCGGTTGGCGATAAGGACCTTCTTCATAGCGGCTGGATCAGGAAGAGGGGCTGCCCGTACTCCACGGGTTCCCCGTTTTTCACCAGGATCTTCTTGACGATCCCGGAAACCTCCGACTCGATCTCGTTCATGAGCTTCATCGCCTCAATGATGCAGAGCACCTGGCCCTTTTCCACCCGGTCCCCTTCCTCCACGTA
The sequence above is a segment of the Thermus neutrinimicus genome. Coding sequences within it:
- the accC gene encoding acetyl-CoA carboxylase biotin carboxylase subunit, with the translated sequence MKKVLIANRGEIALRIIRAAKELGIKTVVAHSTADEKSLPVLLADEAICIGPPPSGQSYLNIPNLLSAAIVTGADAIHPGYGFLAENATFAEMCRDHGITFIGPTPENMRALGDKATARKVAREAGVPTVPGTDELASVEEAKRAAREIGYPVILKASAGGGGRGMRLVHTEEELERAVQQAQEEARAAFGNPAVYLEKYIEEPKHIEIQVLGDGENVIHLWERDCSIQRRHQKLLEEAPSTLPLETRKAIAEAAARLARHVGYVSAGTLEFLVDKEGNFYFIEMNTRIQVEHPVTEMVTGIDLVQAQFRIAMGEKLWFRQEEVEVRGHAIEVRINAEDPEKGFRPSIGKVETLHFPGGPGIRVDSHLYAGYQIPPHYDSLIAKIIAWAPTREEAIRRMERALAETVIEGPGLKTTIPFHQKVLQNAFFRRGAVYTNFVARRMEM